Proteins from one Rosa chinensis cultivar Old Blush chromosome 7, RchiOBHm-V2, whole genome shotgun sequence genomic window:
- the LOC112177995 gene encoding putative F-box protein At1g65770, translating to MIKCRRVTSSDSKWAVSLTVDVAFVILDKLLEPIDHVHFAAICKLWHSFAEHYNRTTRRWPKLLPPMLILPGDQDLIYSLSEGKVYHKISLAMPRFNFRRYYACGNGWLASMHGPNSTIHFLNPFTRATHVLRCRGWRFGRSTEPKQARMSPELEQAPKLILFGDPSVNGGNSFMVVAFYTTDSTLGFIRGGQSFCSSIETMEQYAITDAIFYKGQVYAVDKNLGRIMSFDVKTCTSGDSLKAKILNTTYMRSSSQSYLVESTKGELLHVRRFLKVQREWDQLTMPVTFTFKVYKMVFDDNGYVVQQVELKTLGDETLFVGDSQSMSISASRFSWCQPNSIYYTSDSITVEDDYRNFNSCCQCDMGIFNLEEGTTTPLQCYPQHSSEEYRLKPATWILPPINGLC from the coding sequence ATGATCAAGTGTCGTAGAGTGACTAGTTCAGACTCAAAATGGGCAGTGAGTCTCACTGTGGATGTTGCCTTTGTTATTCTTGATAAGTTATTGGAACCCATCGACCATGTTCATTTTGCTGCCATTTGCAAACTTTGGCATTCTTTTGCAGAACACTACAATCGTACAACACGTCGATGGCCTAAGCTACTTCCTCCCATGCTCATCCTGCCCGGCGATCAAGACCTAATTTATAGTCTATCTGAAGGAAAAGTCTACCATAAGATTAGCCTAGCAATGCCTCGGTTTAACTTTCGCAGATACTATGCATGTGGCAACGGTTGGCTCGCTTCAATGCATGGTCCAAATTCTACGATACATTTCCTGAACCCTTTCACAAGAGCGACCCATGTCTTGAGATGCAGGGGATGGAGATTCGGCCGGAGCACCGAGCCAAAGCAGGCCCGTATGAGCCCCGAGCTGGAGCAGGCCCCAAAGCTTATCTTGTTTGGGGATCCTTCTGTTAATGGGGGCAACAGTTTTATGGTTGTAGCATTTTACACCACTGATTCCACTCTTGGTTTCATTAGAGGAGGGCAATCGTTTTGTAGTTCCATAGAAACAATGGAACAATATGCGATTACTGATGCTATTTTCTACAAAGGTCAGGTATACGCAGTTGACAAGAATCTTGGAAGAATCATGTCGTTTGATGTTAAAACCTGTACTTCTGGTGATTCACTAAAGGCAAAGATACTCAATACTACTTATATGCGCTCAAGTTCTCAATCATATCTTGTGGAATCAACTAAAGGAGAGCTTTTGCACGTTCGAAGATTTTTGAAAGTACAGAGAGAATGGGATCAGTTGACCATGCCTGTGACATTCACTTTCAAGGTTTACAAGATGGTATTTGATGATAATGGATATGTTGTGCAGCAGGTTGAGTTAAAAACCCTTGGAGATGAGACTCTGTTTGTTGGTGACAGTCAGTCAATGTCTATTTCGGCTTCAAGGTTCTCTTGGTGCCAACCAAACTCCATATATTACACAAGTGATTCGATAACTGTGGAAGATGATTATCGAAATTTTAATAGTTGTTGTCAATGCGATATGGGGATTTTCAATTTAGAGGAGGGAACCACTACTCCTCTACAATGTTACCCTCAGCATTCTTCGGAAGAGTACAGATTAAAACCTGCAACTTGGATTCTGCCACCAATTAATGGTCTCTGCTAG